From a region of the Streptobacillus felis genome:
- the rpsB gene encoding 30S ribosomal protein S2, translating into MSVISMKELLEVGAHFGHQAKRWNPKMKPYIYAERNGLHILDLQQTLVSTEKAYEFIREIASEGGKVLFVGTKKQAQEAMKEEAERCGGFYVNQRWLGGLLTNLETIKKRVKKLKELEEMDADGTLDEAYTKKEAAILRKEMEKLQKNVGGIKEMNTLPAALFVVDIKKEFLALEEAAKLGIPVIALIDSNVDPDLVTYRIPANDDAIRSIKLFARVISNAVVEANGGLENEYTPAELETLEVLEENFVVEKEEIEE; encoded by the coding sequence ATGTCAGTAATTTCAATGAAAGAATTATTAGAAGTAGGTGCACACTTTGGTCACCAAGCAAAAAGATGGAACCCTAAAATGAAACCATATATCTATGCAGAAAGAAATGGTTTACACATTTTAGATTTACAACAAACTTTAGTATCTACAGAGAAAGCTTATGAATTCATAAGAGAAATCGCAAGCGAAGGTGGAAAAGTATTATTCGTAGGAACTAAAAAACAAGCTCAAGAAGCTATGAAAGAAGAAGCTGAAAGATGTGGAGGATTCTACGTTAACCAAAGATGGTTAGGTGGATTATTAACTAACTTAGAAACTATCAAAAAAAGAGTTAAAAAATTAAAAGAATTAGAAGAAATGGATGCAGATGGAACTTTAGATGAAGCATACACTAAAAAAGAAGCAGCTATCTTAAGAAAAGAAATGGAAAAATTACAAAAAAACGTTGGTGGAATTAAAGAAATGAATACTTTACCAGCAGCTTTATTCGTAGTTGACATCAAAAAAGAATTCTTAGCTTTAGAAGAAGCAGCTAAATTAGGAATACCTGTAATAGCTTTAATAGATTCAAATGTAGATCCAGACTTAGTAACTTATAGAATACCTGCAAATGATGATGCTATAAGATCAATTAAATTATTTGCAAGAGTAATTTCAAATGCAGTAGTAGAAGCTAATGGTGGACTTGAAAATGAATACACTCCAGCAGAACTTGAAACATTAGAAGTATTAGAAGAAAACTTCGTAGTTGAAAAAGAAGAAATAGAAGAATAA
- the pyrH gene encoding UMP kinase, which translates to MLKHKRILLKLSGEALAGDKDLGFSDDILHSFAKQIKEIHDEGVELAIVIGGGNIFRGKFGEEVGMDRSTGDTMGMLATIMNGLALQNAIEKIGGVSTRVLTAISMPQVAEPFIRRRAIRHLEKCRVVIFAGGTGNPYFTTDSGGALRAIEIEADVLAKGTKVDGIYDKDPVKFPDAVKFEEITFKEALSKDLKVMDATALSLCRENDMPIIVFNALKDGNMLKLAKGEKIGTLVKND; encoded by the coding sequence ATGCTAAAACATAAGAGAATTTTACTGAAATTAAGTGGAGAAGCTCTTGCAGGAGATAAAGATTTAGGATTTTCAGATGATATACTACATAGTTTTGCAAAACAAATCAAAGAAATACATGATGAAGGTGTAGAACTTGCTATAGTTATAGGTGGAGGAAATATCTTTAGAGGTAAATTTGGTGAAGAAGTTGGTATGGATAGATCAACAGGAGATACTATGGGTATGCTTGCAACTATTATGAATGGATTAGCATTACAAAATGCTATAGAAAAAATTGGTGGAGTATCAACTAGAGTATTAACTGCCATATCTATGCCTCAAGTTGCAGAACCATTTATTAGAAGAAGAGCAATAAGACATTTAGAAAAATGTAGAGTAGTAATATTTGCAGGTGGAACAGGTAATCCATATTTTACTACAGATTCAGGGGGAGCACTAAGAGCTATAGAAATTGAAGCAGATGTTTTAGCTAAAGGTACTAAAGTAGATGGAATTTATGATAAAGATCCTGTAAAATTTCCAGATGCTGTAAAATTTGAAGAAATTACATTTAAAGAAGCATTAAGTAAAGATTTAAAAGTTATGGATGCAACTGCACTTTCTTTATGTAGAGAAAATGATATGCCTATAATAGTATTTAATGCTTTAAAAGATGGAAATATGTTAAAACTTGCAAAAGGTGAAAAAATAGGAACTTTAGTTAAAAATGACTAA
- the tsf gene encoding translation elongation factor Ts, which translates to MASAQDIKVLRERTGAGMLDCKKALEANGGDIEKSIDWLREKGIAKAAKKSGRVAAEGLVFGGEKENLGVIIEFNSETDFVAKNDDFKNFGTKLVELALENKTATVEELKAVAVDGSTVDAQLTELIAKIGENLNIRRLVLVEAKGFVVNYIHLGGKIGVLVEVDGENTPENHEKAKGVAMHIAAMDPSYLNRDQVTSTDLEREREIARVQLLEEGKPEAIVEKILEGKMRKFYEENCLLEQKYVRDDKVSIKEFMAPSVVAGFARYKVGEGIEKVETDFAAEVAAQIANTK; encoded by the coding sequence ATGGCAAGCGCACAAGATATCAAAGTATTAAGAGAAAGAACAGGAGCTGGAATGCTTGATTGTAAAAAAGCATTAGAAGCAAATGGTGGAGATATAGAAAAATCAATAGACTGGTTAAGAGAAAAAGGAATAGCTAAAGCAGCTAAAAAATCAGGAAGAGTAGCAGCTGAAGGATTAGTATTCGGTGGAGAAAAAGAAAACTTAGGAGTAATAATTGAATTCAACTCAGAAACTGACTTCGTTGCTAAAAATGATGATTTCAAAAACTTTGGAACTAAATTAGTAGAATTAGCTTTAGAAAACAAAACAGCTACAGTTGAAGAATTAAAAGCAGTAGCAGTAGATGGTTCAACAGTAGATGCACAATTAACAGAATTAATCGCTAAAATAGGAGAAAACTTAAACATCAGAAGATTAGTATTAGTTGAAGCTAAAGGATTTGTAGTTAACTACATTCACTTAGGTGGAAAAATAGGAGTATTAGTTGAAGTTGATGGAGAAAACACTCCTGAAAATCATGAAAAAGCAAAAGGTGTAGCAATGCATATAGCAGCTATGGATCCTTCATACTTAAACAGAGATCAAGTTACTTCAACTGATTTAGAAAGAGAAAGAGAAATAGCAAGAGTTCAATTATTAGAAGAAGGAAAACCTGAAGCAATAGTTGAAAAAATCTTAGAAGGTAAAATGAGAAAATTCTATGAAGAAAACTGCTTATTAGAACAAAAATATGTAAGAGATGATAAAGTATCAATTAAAGAATTTATGGCTCCTTCAGTAGTTGCAGGATTTGCAAGATACAAAGTTGGAGAAGGAATTGAAAAAGTTGAAACTGATTTCGCAGCAGAAGTTGCAGCACAAATAGCAAATACAAAATAA